The following is a genomic window from Tripterygium wilfordii isolate XIE 37 chromosome 19, ASM1340144v1, whole genome shotgun sequence.
ATCtgaatttttttctaaattgtaacactgaccgaccaatgttactgttttgaaatagtaacattggtaatATTgggcgaccaatgttactgttttgaaataataacattgactaaccaatgttactatttaaaATGCTTatatccggtggccgttttgggtCGTACCTGACTGgccattgtgcgtctcagtgaggggagtctaatggtggtggtggtatggCAAACCACCGCTGAAATCTATCAGATCTGaactttttttcaaatagtaacactagccggccaatgttactattttgaaatagtaacattggtaacattggctgaccaatgttactgttttaaaacggccatatcCGGTGGTCGTTTTCTATCGTACTTGGCTGgacattgtgtgcttcaatgaggagAGTCCAACTATGATAGTGGTATGGCGAACCGTCGCCGAAATCAActggatctgaagttttttccaaatagtaacactggccgatcaatgttactattttgaaacagtaacattggccgagatggatttgaggaagagagatgagagaccATAGGCTAGTGAGAGGAAGAGACCCTCGGCtagtgagagagaaaggaaaatcaGTGTTGTTGTTGGTGTCGACAACCTTTCCCCCacaaccatcaccaccaccgaTCTGCCACCTCGACCACCACCCCCACCATCATCAGTACCTATAACATCTATCCAAAACCAATCACATAACTGGCCTAAACTGCACCTAAGTTGGATGAACCAGCACCCATATACCCATAAGCTAACCCAACCTCCTCAATACACATTAACCACTCACTCTTCGATCCTAAGTCATCACTACGATCCAAACCCAAGCAGCCAGCATAACTTCTCTCCCCTTTCCCTTGGTCTACCAAAATCCAAAAGCAACACTTTATCTATTTATGCCAACAACAAAAAGAGAGTAACAActctataaaaaaaagaaaaaaaatacgtAAGAACAGATCTTTGAAGGTGATGTTCTAGCTtgttcaaaacacaaaatctacaCGAAGAACAGAGTGGAATGATTGAAATATTGATTTTGACTTCCGTAGTGATTTGAAAAGTGTGATTTTAAGCTTTTGTATACAAGAAGAACCGCTCATGATGGTATAAAATACGAACAACAGAAGTATAACAATCTTACGTTTTGGATTTGTAGCAGTTTATCAGTGGGATTGGTCGGCTAGTGTGAACATCGGAGGTAGTGTTCGTCTTCGTCAGTTGCAGAGAATGGAAGAGCCATTATGATGTTTTCGTGATTTTGGAGTTGGATGAGGGGTGGGAATGTACTTGAGCAAGAAGTGGTATCTTAGAGGGATAAATTGTTTTGGGCTGGACTTAAGTGTCTATAAGTTTCTAAACTGGTACCGGCCAATGATTTTTCCTAATTACTAAAGTTACAAGAATATGGACCTTTGCAGCGGACTACTTGGACCTTGGCCCAATTATCATTTCACTAAAGAATTTCAAACTTTGAGGAGTTGAGGCCCATGTAAGCAACAAGACacccaaaattttgaaataaaaacttATGAATAATGAAGACATTATTATGGTGATGTGATAGTGATTTATTTACAGGCattacatttttcatttttgttgccTTGTTATCCTCTAACACTGATGATTCACTGGAAGAGAAAGGAAGGACCAATTGTACTACATGTTCAAACCCTAGATACTCATCAATTCTATGTTATATATATTGGTCTCAATTAATGCTCCATATTTTTGTGTGTCACATCTCTTTCAACAAGTGTAGTTATATACGTTTACAATTGTTGTTaatgagttttcatgttttgataaTACTGCATAATAAGCTCATTCGGAATTCGATTAAACATTTCTTTCTCAATGTATGTAACTAGACAATCATTGAGCCATTCATCTCTCATTTTTCAATGTATAGTTACAATTGTCACAGGTAAAATCAATGCTAGTGTTATTAGTTTATTATACACAAGTGATACACCAAGTTATAATTTATCGCAGCCATTTTCTCTACAAGACTAGCAATCTCATGAACCCTATAAATTTGATCaaacacttttatttttttccttgataTTTTAGGGGAGGCGGAATAATTAAgttaaatttgttattttttctaTGTATATTTGCTATTAAAAAAAGTTCAAGGAGGGGCGGCGTCCACCCTTGGCTAGGGGTGGTTCCGCCCCTGATCAGATTTATTGAAGTctgtaaattaataaaaattgtgGGTGTTTACATAAGGGAAGCGTTGTTATATACCGGGGTACCAGAGATTGAAAAATACCTGAAGTTTGTGTATATATCGTACTTGGTCTAACTTAGTCAAATTTGTTGTTTCTTGGGCTTATGTATGATCTTTGTATGCTTTTGTGTGGTTTCAATTTCTTGTAGAAGCCAAAGAAAGTTACCAAACTTAAACCTGCACTTAAGGCCTTGTTTGTTTCTATGGCAAGTtggggtttctttttcttttttcttctatcTAGGAAAATCTGTCATCAAGAGAATTTTTGTGATATACTGATATGGTAATTTCAATTTATTCCAATTGCTAGGTATGTTCTTGAATTTGTAAAATAACCCTGAATGGGAAAAAATGTTTAAGCACTTGTTCATGACCTGAAATTCATCCCTATATGGTAAATTCCGAACGCATGATCTGACTCTATATCGCCTATGTCAGATAAGTTATGAAACTAAACTAAGTGAGAAATCGAACCCAATATCTTATATTTGCCCTACCAACAAAGTCTCAAACCCATCACTTATTATAAACTCGTTGGGAATGATTCTGATCTAGTTCATGACCTATTAGAAGTAGAAGCCGTAGGTGAGTATAAGTCATAGGCCGCACGTGGGGGATGAATGGACATCTGTTTCAACCTTCGAGGTCTTGATGAAGATGGTTTGAGTATTGAAGGGGCATTTCTCTAACCATGACAAAAAATTCTCATGCGATTTCATCTTTCAACAAGAAAGAATACAAGATTACTTTGACCTAAATTTAGTGTCTTCAATTTCTCTCCATGATCTAGGGAAATTAATGAGATCAAACCCATTATCACtctaatttttctttgataCATGAAGAATCAATGTCTAACCAATTAGACATTACATGTGTTTGATATCACACATGTTAGGTATGTTTGTAACCTTCCTATTTTAGGTACACATGGTATTCTCCTATAGCTAGTCTTCCTCTTTTATTTTAGAAGCACATTAGGAAAAACTAATAACCAACGGATTGGTTTAAAAGCAAGTTGTGCTGGCCCTTGGCTCATAACGGACAATattgatttataatattttggTTGGATTTTCTAACATGCGAATTAAGAACTCATGTATGTATTCGGATTGAATTCAAAGCCAATATACTAATAGAGCCAATGTTCTCATGGATGATGACTTTGATTGAAACCAAAAAGTATAAGATAATTAGAGATGACAGTAGGTTTAGTACAATATTAAGGAAGTGTTTTAAATTAGTACAAAATCTTCAACTAAGAATGTCAAAAATTTCCACAGAATGTGGCTGCATATATATTCTACCATGATGCACCATGTTGGCCAGAGTAACCATATGCTTTTTGAAAGTTAGCGtttcatatttatttcattaaaaaaactcttttttttttgttgcccaTTTGTTATTAACCCTTAGATTAAGTAACTTAGCTTCTGTTGGGAACGATATGAACAACAGAGAATAAGCGAAAAATTAAAGCAATCGAAACAAGACACCACGACTTACAAGGTTCGGCCAATTGTGCTTACGCCCTCGGAGTTGTAGAGAGTCTTCATTATTTCAGAGAAAGAATACAAGATATGGCTCTAGGGTTACAATAACACTTATATACCCTAACCCTACTTACAAATGGGTCGAAAATTAAAATATACCCTAATCCTTAGATTAAGTACCTTCTGAGCACTCCGGTTCTAGCCTATCGGCCCTCGTCTCCGCTCAACGAAGTAAGCCTCCAGAAAATCCACTCATAGGATCCACAACAATCTTCTCGGGACGGGTCATCAAGCCGAGTCACTACACACAAAACATGCTCTATACTAAATCCCAACAACTTCCTCTTCCTACATTTTTAGTTTCTCCATTCATAAGTTTTTTTAGATTGAATTTAAGACTGCAATCTGCTGAAATAGTGGTGTGTACATGATTTGAGGAAAATGAAGTCTTGGTGTAAGCCATGTACAATCTCTGAAATCTATACTAGAACATTGCTGGCCAGATTCTAGTCCATTCCTTATTCAAATAGGGTTGCAGATTCTAGTCCATTCCCTATCCAATTGCAAGGCTTCCTTTGCCAGAATATGTGCGCAGGAGTTACACGGGCGACGAACATGAGCTATTTTCCAAGCCTCCAACGAACCCAGCAAATTAGACAAAGATTCCTCCAACACATTACGCCAACTTGACAAATAGCCCAACCCCTGCTGCACAGCCTCCACAATAATCTTTGCATCACCTTCGAATAATTTTTAGATCTTCATTACacctataaaaataataattgaataaatatttgatattaataaataaaaaagaataaataaaagatAACGAAATCAATATTGCACGGTTTAGGATAAACTTTTATCCGCggtaaaaatatttatatctaCGGTTTTGAAAACCGCATGTAAAGATACCACAACAGTTGCGGTCATATTTTCTTTACACACGGCTAGAAAAAACCGCAACTGTTGTTTTTGGCAAGTTGGGGCTTCTTTCTAATTTAATTTTTCCCGTCTAAGAAACTTTGCCGTCAAGAGAGTTATTCCCATTACTAGGTATATTCTGAATTTGTCCATAAAAACcagaattgggaaaaaaaaattataagcaCGCGATCATATATTTCTACCTTCCTATTTTGTTGTAGTGATTTGCAtatatatttagtttcctttcaAACCAGTCATTGTAAGACTTCTTCGATCCAATTTTGAAAGCAGTGCAGTCATTAGATGGCTAGTGCCACAATGAAAGTTGAGATTGTTTCAAAAGAAACAATCAAACCATCCTCTCCTACACCTTCCAACCTTACAAATTTCCAGCTTTCTCTTCTTGATCAATTCTTCCCCGCAACGTACATCCATTCGATTCTCTTCTACCCTGTGAAAAATGACACAAATCAACATGTAGATGTCAAGAAGAGATGTCAAGATCTTAAAACATCTTTATCCAAAACCCTAACCATGTATTACCCTTTCGCCGGAAGAATCAAAGACCATATCTCTATAGATTGTAATGACGAGGGGGCTACGTTTATCGAAACACGAGTCAATTGTCATTTGTCCGATGTTCTTCGAAACCCTAATTTTGATCAATTTAAAGAATTCCAACCTCTTGAGGTTGAACTCCCGGCGGCAACGGGGACATGTACTTTACTTTTCGTTCAAACTAACTTCTTTGAGTGTGGTGGCATGGCAATTGGAGTTCGTCTTGTGCACAAGATCGCTGATGCAACCACTTTCATGACATTTATGAAGATATGGGGTTCCATAGCACGTGAAGCCGATGAGGTAGTTCATCCGGAATTATTTACTGGAGCGATTCTCTTTCCTCCTGTGGAGTACAAGTTTCCTTCAATTGCTGATGTGCCTCTTATCCGAGATGAGTCATGCGTACTCAAAAGATTACTTTTCACTGCTTCAAACATTGATGCACTCAAGGCTAAAATTGCTAGTGCGGGCGTCCAACAACCTACTCGTGTAGAAGCTATAACCGCGCTAATTTGGAAGTGTGCAATGACTGCCTCAAGATCAATCAAAGGGACGTGCTCAAGACCTTCTTCATGTACTCACGCGGTAAACTTAAGGAAGAGATTATCAACGCCCTTGTCAGAATACTCGGTTGGGAATATTCTCACACCAATCACGACAGAATTTTCAGAAACTGAAATAGAATTGCAAAGCTTTGTTCTCAAGCTAAGAAAAGAATTGAAAGAGTTGAAAGTGAATAGGGAAGAAATATCAGACAACATGAAAAAAATTCTCGAAACAACAAGCTTGGGAAAAGGGATTGGTGCTGTAGATGCCTATACTTTTTCTAGTTGGTGTCGAATGCCGGTGTACGAAGCCGATTTTGGGTGGGGGAAGCCAACTTGGATCTCTTTTATTAACTTCAATGTCCCAAATAAGGCTAGTTTTGTGGATACAAAGGAGGGTGATGGAATTGAGGCTTGGGTATCATTGCGTGAAGATGAGATGGCCATATTTGAACATAATGAAGAGTTGCTTTCATTTGCTTCTGTGAACCCAAGTTTCATTTAAATGACATGAACTActttcttctacttcttcttcttctttttctacaTCCGGGTCTTGATTTTTCAATTTGTATTCGAAAAAGATA
Proteins encoded in this region:
- the LOC119986165 gene encoding stemmadenine O-acetyltransferase-like; amino-acid sequence: MASATMKVEIVSKETIKPSSPTPSNLTNFQLSLLDQFFPATYIHSILFYPVKNDTNQHVDVKKRCQDLKTSLSKTLTMYYPFAGRIKDHISIDCNDEGATFIETRVNCHLSDVLRNPNFDQFKEFQPLEVELPAATGTCTLLFVQTNFFECGGMAIGVRLVHKIADATTFMTFMKIWGSIAREADEVVHPELFTGAILFPPVEYKFPSIADVPLIRDESCVLKRLLFTASNIDALKAKIASAGVQQPTRVEAITALIWKCAMTASRSIKGTCSRPSSCTHAVNLRKRLSTPLSEYSVGNILTPITTEFSETEIELQSFVLKLRKELKELKVNREEISDNMKKILETTSLGKGIGAVDAYTFSSWCRMPVYEADFGWGKPTWISFINFNVPNKASFVDTKEGDGIEAWVSLREDEMAIFEHNEELLSFASVNPIIQCGILKNPPQNLSYMWHKHTDKVIDRKLPSKVIIGDGKVHKLVQQLYLKQNCTKQGMRKHMESDDS